The Phocoena phocoena chromosome 4, mPhoPho1.1, whole genome shotgun sequence genome contains a region encoding:
- the LOC136121923 gene encoding proline-rich protein 23A-like has protein sequence MGSRPRSPSAYPADWWGPQSEGPGPAKRRRTEEPEGPESESEAAPSLDNLTGPPTADALTSVAVLPAGCALHLSLDDVDVLLEPEPTSVLHVSLGDHILVLVPEALLGSGVEGPWGQGLGRGAFLSPPGEYMALEPGFLCAAVPEIACQEEANKEEADAEFLPPGMDAEAGSVAGLRSPTARVSGPSAQGFVPEPWPRAPTPSPQKGSPHHDDNPDFHLLEPFPDSPLQPLPPSPSPPGPHERPQRPHGPKRKAQRCLFPE, from the coding sequence ATGGGCAGCCGGCCCCGCAGCCCCAGTGCCTACCCTGCGGACTGGTGGGGACCGCAGAGCGAAGGACCCGGCCCCGCCAAGCGCCGCCGCACGGAGGAGCCCGAGGGCCCCGAGTCCGAGTCCGAGGCGGCGCCCAGCCTGGACAACCTGACGGGACCTCCGACCGCTGACGCGCTCACTTCCGTAGCGGTCCTGCCCGCCGGCTGTGCCCTGCACCTGTCCCTAGACGACGTCGACGTGCTCCTTGAGCCCGAGCCCACGTCCGTGCTGCACGTGTCTCTCGGAGATCACATCCTCGTGCTGGTCCCCGAGGCCCTCCTGGGCTCGGGTGTGGAAGGCCCGTGGGGACAGGGCCTGGGACGGGGCGCTTTCCTGAGCCCTCCCGGGGAGTACATGGCCCTGGAGCCGGGATTCTTGTGCGCAGCTGTCCCAGAGATCGCCTGCCAAGAAGAGGCCAACAAGGAGGAAGCAGACGCCGAGTTCCTGCCGCCTGGGATGGATGCTGAAGCCGGCTCCGTCGCCGGGCTCCGCAGCCCCACCGCAAGGGTGTCGGGCCCCAGCGCGCAGGGCTTTGTCCCAGAGCCCTGGCCTCGGGCACCCACCCCTAGTCCACAGAAAGGCTCTCCTCACCACGACGACAACCCGGACTTCCACCTTCTGGAGCCCTTCCCCGACTCACCACTCCAACCTCTACCTCCCTCTCCGAGCCCTCCGGGTCCTCACGAGCGCCCCCAACGCCCTCATGGTCCTAAGCGCAAGGCCCAGAGATGTCTGTTCCCGGAATGA